Proteins encoded together in one Shewanella acanthi window:
- a CDS encoding YqcC family protein, with the protein MLYSQTQSKLAQIATLLNDAGMWSATTPSDAAMASTAPFACDLMPLEQWLQFIFIPRMQSLIDAGQPLPSRIAIAPMAQHVWQDNPDLLPLICVLNELDMLLNEPR; encoded by the coding sequence ATGTTATATAGTCAAACCCAATCCAAGTTAGCGCAGATTGCCACACTACTTAACGACGCGGGGATGTGGTCAGCAACAACACCTTCCGATGCTGCTATGGCCAGTACTGCTCCCTTTGCCTGCGATTTGATGCCACTTGAGCAATGGCTGCAGTTTATATTTATTCCTCGGATGCAATCGTTAATCGATGCGGGTCAGCCCTTGCCTTCGCGCATTGCGATTGCGCCAATGGCGCAACATGTATGGCAAGATAACCCAGATTTACTGCCCTTGATATGTGTTTTAAACGAATTGGATATGTTGCTCAATGAACCAAGATGA
- a CDS encoding DUF962 domain-containing protein: protein MNERYKTFAEFYPFYLSQHQNKTCRWLHVLGSGLVLFILIAAIVTQASWLYWLMPIAGYGFAWIGHFVFEHNRPATFKYPIYSLMGDWVMFVQILTGKLTSHKSNSLKHKD, encoded by the coding sequence ATGAATGAGAGATATAAAACCTTTGCTGAGTTTTACCCCTTTTACCTTTCTCAGCATCAAAATAAGACCTGTCGTTGGTTGCATGTGCTTGGTAGCGGCTTAGTTTTATTCATTTTGATTGCAGCAATCGTGACGCAGGCAAGTTGGTTGTATTGGTTAATGCCCATTGCGGGTTATGGATTTGCATGGATTGGCCATTTTGTTTTCGAGCACAATCGACCTGCGACTTTTAAGTACCCTATTTACAGCCTGATGGGGGATTGGGTGATGTTTGTACAGATACTGACCGGTAAATTAACCTCTCATAAAAGTAACTCCCTGAAGCACAAGGATTGA
- a CDS encoding DUF3192 domain-containing protein has product MNATFTRKFIAVTFLGLASLGLSGCVVNVGDGETDWDRKESWEKTQEKNRNNLVKLSLGMSKDQVMTLMGTADFSEAYIQKGQAMAEADKEVLVLFYRTQHSRSDNKTTKDECTPIVLSNNALVGWGETAYSKI; this is encoded by the coding sequence ATGAACGCTACTTTTACTCGCAAATTTATCGCCGTTACCTTTTTGGGGCTAGCAAGCTTAGGTCTTAGTGGTTGTGTGGTCAATGTTGGCGATGGCGAGACCGATTGGGATCGTAAGGAGTCTTGGGAGAAAACCCAAGAGAAGAATCGAAATAACTTAGTCAAACTCAGCCTAGGCATGAGTAAAGATCAGGTGATGACCCTGATGGGAACCGCCGATTTTAGCGAAGCCTATATTCAAAAAGGACAGGCGATGGCTGAAGCGGATAAGGAAGTGCTAGTGCTGTTTTATCGCACCCAGCATAGCCGTAGCGATAATAAGACCACTAAAGATGAGTGCACACCGATTGTGTTAAGTAATAATGCACTAGTGGGCTGGGGCGAAACGGCGTACAGCAAAATATAA
- a CDS encoding DUF3549 family protein yields the protein MTEITTLSQFLTTAKTQFQVYELGRRVQHIDMLAFHQIESLVTPYPYPIQGHAQFAIVFWNESQQHFIWFLKLQLDEQGLLSPAPRSQFIEMVLNALGQDPTQPLSEEQQDRLANNPFSFKPSQEKLAVFNALVRKQLGQTASSQYEFAMQYLSGQIDASHWQHVGLQGIADVCVRVNELDHEQHILSCLESGAIEVQIALCQSLEHMHISAALADKLFERMQQVDNEYRAYFLRALASHTELSQQALSWLQQNALLDATALISIAGRNWTVLKQELCRSIYLEALALQPQAFFNQVFADIVAIPSLRNYLLGELRNPNRSAQLSQAIGGLFKAATR from the coding sequence ATGACTGAAATTACCACTCTGAGCCAATTTTTAACCACAGCCAAAACCCAATTCCAAGTGTATGAATTAGGTCGTCGCGTGCAGCACATCGACATGCTGGCGTTCCATCAAATTGAATCTTTAGTCACGCCTTACCCTTACCCGATTCAAGGCCATGCCCAATTCGCCATCGTGTTTTGGAATGAGAGTCAGCAGCATTTTATTTGGTTCTTAAAATTACAATTAGATGAACAGGGACTCCTATCACCTGCACCGCGTTCACAATTTATTGAAATGGTACTCAATGCGCTTGGCCAAGACCCCACTCAACCTTTGAGTGAAGAGCAGCAAGATAGGCTGGCAAATAACCCCTTCAGCTTTAAACCTAGCCAGGAAAAACTGGCGGTCTTTAATGCTCTAGTGCGTAAGCAGTTAGGCCAGACGGCGTCTTCTCAGTACGAATTTGCGATGCAGTATTTGTCAGGTCAAATCGATGCTAGCCACTGGCAACATGTGGGTCTGCAGGGTATTGCCGATGTATGCGTGCGAGTCAATGAGCTTGACCATGAGCAGCATATTCTGAGTTGCTTAGAGAGCGGTGCGATTGAGGTGCAAATAGCCCTTTGTCAGAGCCTCGAACATATGCATATCAGCGCCGCCTTAGCCGATAAACTGTTTGAGCGGATGCAGCAAGTAGACAACGAATATCGTGCCTACTTCCTACGTGCATTGGCATCACATACCGAACTCAGTCAGCAGGCGTTATCTTGGCTGCAACAGAATGCACTACTCGATGCCACTGCGCTTATCAGTATTGCTGGGCGAAACTGGACCGTTTTAAAGCAGGAGCTGTGTCGCAGTATTTACTTAGAGGCACTCGCACTTCAGCCCCAAGCCTTTTTCAATCAGGTCTTTGCTGATATCGTGGCCATACCAAGTTTACGTAATTACTTATTGGGCGAGTTAAGAAACCCTAATCGTAGTGCTCAACTATCTCAGGCCATTGGTGGCCTGTTTAAGGCTGCAACGAGATGA
- the truC gene encoding tRNA pseudouridine(65) synthase TruC translates to MNQDDLYLEIPESELSAMEESDEQAPELTILFEDEHLVAIHKPAGLLVHRSYLARRERFFAMQLTRDLVGCHVFPVHRLDRPTSGVLLFAKSSEVASDLCEQFASHSIEKQYLALVRGNMHEHGVLDYALKVELDDLGDKFASQDKAAQDAVTLYEPLLNTEISYPSGRYATSRFALVKLSPKTGRKHQLRRHMAHLRHPIIGDTTHGDGKQNAFFRNHFKINRLWLIAKKLTFTHPVTKLRLNIETELESEWEQVFEGLGWNNDVLSEVPSLLIAEDN, encoded by the coding sequence ATGAACCAAGATGATTTGTACCTTGAAATACCCGAATCTGAACTCAGTGCCATGGAAGAGAGCGATGAGCAAGCGCCTGAGCTCACGATTCTCTTTGAGGATGAGCATCTTGTGGCTATCCATAAGCCGGCGGGATTATTGGTTCACCGAAGCTATCTTGCCCGTCGTGAGCGTTTTTTTGCGATGCAATTAACCCGTGATCTGGTTGGTTGCCATGTGTTTCCGGTTCATCGTTTAGACAGACCAACGTCCGGCGTGCTGCTCTTTGCCAAAAGCAGCGAAGTAGCCAGTGATCTCTGTGAGCAATTTGCATCCCACAGTATTGAAAAACAGTATTTGGCGTTAGTACGTGGCAATATGCACGAGCACGGGGTATTGGATTACGCATTAAAAGTAGAGCTTGATGATCTGGGTGATAAATTTGCCAGTCAAGATAAAGCTGCCCAAGATGCTGTGACTTTGTACGAACCGCTACTAAATACTGAAATTTCCTATCCTTCTGGGCGTTATGCTACCAGTCGATTTGCTTTGGTGAAACTCAGCCCAAAAACCGGCCGTAAACATCAGCTAAGACGCCATATGGCTCATTTACGACATCCAATTATTGGTGATACAACCCATGGCGATGGCAAGCAAAATGCTTTCTTTAGGAATCATTTCAAGATAAATCGTCTATGGCTTATCGCGAAAAAACTCACTTTTACTCATCCAGTTACAAAACTAAGACTCAATATTGAAACTGAGCTGGAGTCAGAGTGGGAACAAGTATTTGAAGGGCTTGGATGGAATAATGATGTACTTAGTGAAGTGCCAAGCCTATTGATTGCAGAGGATAACTAA
- a CDS encoding GNAT family N-acetyltransferase, with protein sequence MDNNALDEYRAVYLTAEDLRIAASILYNAYHDDPFFVNAFSASDKAAYEQKLRAAIREELNTLWQEKQALIGLFEQERLVGLACVITQEIPLGEARFWHWRLKMLLGTGWQSTQALIHKESKIVELLPSNHCAILQFIALAPTEQHKGLGHQLVQAVVSWCDEQPDLDGVGVFSAKESHTHLFTQHDFVSLGELEIGSVAGQLLFYAGQQDE encoded by the coding sequence ATGGACAATAATGCCTTGGATGAGTACCGCGCCGTATATCTCACCGCCGAAGATTTACGTATTGCTGCTTCAATTCTGTATAACGCTTACCACGACGACCCTTTTTTTGTTAATGCTTTTAGTGCATCCGATAAAGCTGCCTACGAGCAAAAATTGCGTGCAGCCATCCGCGAGGAATTAAACACCCTGTGGCAGGAAAAGCAGGCGCTGATAGGCTTATTCGAGCAGGAGCGATTAGTGGGATTGGCTTGCGTTATTACTCAAGAAATCCCTCTAGGTGAAGCTCGCTTTTGGCACTGGCGTTTAAAGATGTTGTTGGGGACTGGTTGGCAATCGACGCAAGCACTGATCCACAAGGAATCAAAAATTGTCGAATTATTGCCGAGTAACCACTGCGCTATTTTGCAATTTATCGCCCTTGCACCGACAGAGCAGCATAAAGGTTTAGGCCATCAATTGGTGCAGGCGGTTGTGAGTTGGTGTGATGAGCAGCCTGATCTCGATGGCGTCGGTGTATTTAGTGCAAAAGAATCGCATACTCATTTATTCACTCAGCATGATTTTGTTTCTCTTGGGGAACTTGAAATCGGGAGTGTCGCGGGACAATTACTTTTTTATGCAGGCCAACAGGATGAATGA
- a CDS encoding DUF2789 domain-containing protein — MDTTPVDLSHLFEQLGLDNQPQAMSTFIAGHKLSAKTHLSDATFWNEAQRNFIIEALEADAEWTELIEQLDTQLRKP; from the coding sequence ATGGATACCACCCCCGTAGACCTAAGCCACCTCTTTGAGCAGTTAGGATTAGATAACCAGCCCCAAGCCATGTCGACATTTATTGCCGGTCATAAACTCAGCGCCAAAACTCATTTGAGTGACGCGACCTTTTGGAACGAAGCCCAGCGCAATTTCATTATTGAAGCCCTAGAAGCTGATGCCGAATGGACGGAATTAATTGAGCAATTAGATACCCAATTAAGAAAGCCCTAA
- a CDS encoding DUF3301 domain-containing protein translates to MMSDLLLIIALVVVAAFFWQLRQMAELSRIFAEKECARQKVQLLAIAMESAYPYVGGTTGICWKAKYLFEFSSDGLNQFRGHIWMTGNKIQKIEWPIFPEPEWMEAPTAKGKFGSCGGSSQSSCNSGKCR, encoded by the coding sequence ATGATGTCAGATTTACTGTTAATTATTGCTTTAGTCGTGGTTGCTGCATTTTTCTGGCAACTGCGCCAAATGGCCGAACTAAGCCGAATTTTTGCTGAAAAAGAATGTGCCAGACAAAAAGTGCAACTTTTAGCAATCGCGATGGAGTCCGCCTATCCCTATGTGGGCGGTACGACTGGCATTTGCTGGAAGGCAAAATATCTGTTTGAATTCAGTAGCGATGGATTAAATCAGTTCCGTGGTCATATCTGGATGACGGGCAATAAAATTCAAAAAATTGAATGGCCGATTTTCCCAGAGCCAGAATGGATGGAAGCACCAACAGCGAAGGGGAAATTTGGCAGCTGCGGTGGTAGCAGCCAAAGTAGCTGTAATTCAGGAAAATGCCGTTAA